The Malus domestica chromosome 13, GDT2T_hap1 genome includes a window with the following:
- the LOC114820626 gene encoding dirigent protein 18-like: protein MFNQSLLSILVTLLIASVVKATVNLVQASGHEPILEMYMHDILGGSSPTTRPITGLLGNIYGGQVPFARPIGFLPPQGGVAIPNANGAIPTVNGINGIPLGTGLAGITFSGKQSGQVPHTPLSADGLSLGFGTITVIDDILTTSPELGSQTIGKAQGVYVASSADGSTQMMVFTAMIEGGEYGDTLNFYGIFKIGSSMSHLSVTGGTGKFRSASGFAEVRSLIPPGQHVTDGVETLLRIVVHLSY, encoded by the coding sequence ATGTTCAACCAGTCACTTCTTTCGATTTTGGTCACATTGCTAATTGCCTCAGTGGTCAAGGCAACAGTTAACCTAGTCCAAGCCAGTGGCCATGAGCCAATCCTTGAGATGTACATGCATGACATCTTGGGAGGCAGCAGCCCCACAACTAGGCCCATCACCGGTCTACTTGGCAACATCTACGGCGGCCAAGTGCCCTTTGCCAGGCCCATAGGCTTCCTGCCACCACAAGGCGGGGTAGCCATTCCCAATGCTAATGGAGCCATTCCAACCGTCAACGGCATTAATGGGATTCCACTTGGCACCGGCTTAGCTGGTATAACATTCTCTGGAAAACAAAGTGGTCAGGTTCCTCATACTCCATTAAGTGCAGACGGTTTGAGCCTGGGATTTGGAACCATCACTGTCATCGATGATATTCTGACGACATCACCTGAGCTGGGCTCGCAGACAATTGGAAAGGCTCAGGGAGTCTACGTGGCCAGCTCGGCTGACGGGTCGACGCAAATGATGGTGTTCACAGCTATGATTGAAGGAGGTGAGTATGGGGACACCTTGAACTTCTATGGGATATTCAAAATTGGGAGCTCCATGTCACACTTGTCTGTGACTGGAGGGACTGGCAAGTTCAGGAGTGCAAGTGGGTTTGCTGAGGTCAGGTCCCTCATACCTCCTGGCCAACACGTCACTGATGGGGTTGAGACTTTGCTCAGGATCGTCGTCCATCTGAGTTACTGA
- the LOC114820410 gene encoding uncharacterized protein: protein MTLYYEVVIYERRNYLCIPSGHYAAWGEDLMLADRPGEIIPSYGLRDMEQALGRELVSASTCLSGIMANPGGNVPRRPRSSIMGGSPQFTTALMNALPSHRPNQTYLEIARSHGVTELKSVRNCEDAEQWLEKMEDTLEAIKCPLNEWANTAGFFIQGNARSWWKSMKESRPPGFWMTWVAFKKRFITYFLSPSYRLRKRQEYLEFRQGDLSITEFDSTFRRLARHDDETYDNPQAQMDQTIIALNQVYRTLVAAQRPRTYEKKYRINLRLESSPFDRINSGIRIRGVRISGRGVPENQWAPPVLCGGTRHFVRDCPSAPSGDFTSGSGYSGYQPVQNFGTRQSYDGGGSSSRSYGSSTNQNYEGNRGLQLGGRGHGSRNYGSRNNNVGYQVHGRLNAMTLQEANQDPRVITSTLPVCNTWARVLIDPGATQSFISSSFARVISSQPQPLGFDMLIQMPSGELFCVQWQYQNCPVIVEGENLEIDLILFKLAEFNVILGMDWLSKHRANVACWEKIVMFNSPGLPTATFMGERRVLPNSIMSAIRATRMLNKGYVGFLAHVVVNDEPSLRPEEVPVVRNFIDVFPDDLPGLPSTREIEFTIDLLPGAQVFSEIDLQSGYHQLRIREDDVPKTAFHTRYGHYEFRVMPFGWTNALAAFMDLMNRVFRPYLDQFVIVFIDDILIYSRSVNEHKKHLRLVLECLRDNQLYAKFNHKSLKYVFTKNEMNLRQRRWMKLISDYDCSIEYHLGHVNAVVDAFSRKHHEQLASLQVVHVPLLFSLREIGINLELGEHGAWLAHF, encoded by the exons ATGACtctatactatgaagtggttatttatgaaagGCGCAATTATTTGTGcatacctagtggacactatgccgcctggggcgaggatctgatgttggcagataggccgggagaaataatccctagctacgggctgagggacatggagcaggcattaggccgggagttg gtgtcggctagcacgtgcctatccgg AATCATGGCTAATCCTGGTGGGAATGTGCCTCGACGACCTCGTTCTTCTATAATGGGGGGAAGCCCGCAGTTTACCACTGCATTAATGAATGCTCTTCCGAGTCATAGGCCGAATCAGACGTATTTAGAGATCGCTAGAAGTCATGGAGTTACTGAGTTGAAATCTGTAAGGAATTGTGAGGATGCTGAGCAATGGTTAGAGAAAATGGAGGATACTTTAGAGGCTATAAAGTGTCCGTTAAATGAGTGGGCAAACACTGCAGGTTTCTTCATTCAGGGTAATGCTAGGAGTTGGTGGAAATCAATGAAGGAATCTCGTCCACCTGGTTTTTGGATGACATGGGTTGCCTTCAAGAAACGTTTTATTACTTACTTTTTAAGCCCCAGCTACAGATTGAGGAAGAGGCAGGAGTATTTAGAGTTTCGACAGGGTGACCTCAGCATCACAGAATTTGACAGTACCTTCAGGCGCTTAGCTAGGCATGATGATGAGACTTATGATAATCCACAAGCACAGATGGATCAGACGATAATTGCCCTGAACCAGGTGTACCGTACATTGGTAGCTGCTCAGAGACCTAGAACTTATGAAAAA AAATACAGGATCAACCTCAGACTTGAATCCAGCCCCTTTGACAGAATAAATAGCGGAATCAGAATAAGAGGAGTCAGAATTTCCGGTCGCGGAGTACCAGAGAATCAGTGGGCCCCTCCAGTTCT GTGCGGTGGCACCAGGCATTTTGTTCGTGATTGTCCCTCAGCACCATCTGGTGATTTTACCTCTGGCTCAGGCTACAGTGGATATCAGCCAGTTCAGAATTTTGGCACTCGACAGAGCTATGATGGCGGTGGCAGTAGTAGTCGGAGTTATGGTAGCAGTACTAATCAGAACTACGAGGGTAACAGAGGTTTGCAGTTGGGTGGCAGAG GACATGGTTCCAGAAATTATGGCAGTCGGAACAATAATGTGGGGTATCAGGTTCATGGACGTTTGAATGCCATGACTCTGCAGGAGGCTAATCAGGATCCTCGAGTTATCACCAGTACGTTACCTGTCTGTAATACTTGGGCTAGAGTTTTAATTGATCCGGGTGCCACACagtctttcatttcttcatcttttgctcGGGTTATATCTTCTCAACCTCAGCCACTAGGTTTTGATATGCTGATTCAAATGCCAAGTGGTGAATTGTTTTGTGTTCAATGGCAATATCAGAATTGTCCAGTTATTGTTGAAGGGGAAAACttagagattgatttaattctTTTCAAACTGGCGGAGTTTAATGTCATTCTAGGAATGGATTGGCTATCTAAGCACCGAGCGAACGTCGCATGTTGGGAGAAAATTGTGATGTTCAACTCGCCAGGACTTCCAACAGCTACATTTATGGGTGAGCGACGTGTCCTCCCCAATAGTATTATGTCTGCCATTCGAGCAACTAGGATGTTAAATAAGGGTTATGTGGGGTTTTTAGCCCACGTAGTTGTGAATGACGAACCTTCTTTACGTCCAGAAGAGGTGCCAGTTGTAAGGAACTTCATCGATGTGTTTCCTGACGATTTACCTGGGTTGCCATCCACGAGGGAAATTGAGTTTACTATCGATTTACTCCCAG GTGCTCAGGTATTTTCCGAAATTGATCTTCAATCGGGTTACCATCAATTGAGGATTCGCGAGGATGATGTCCCGAAAACTGCTTTCCATACGAGGTATGGGCATTATGAATTTCGTGTCATGCCTTTCGGATGGACAAATGCACTTGCAGCattcatggatttgatgaacAGAGTCTTTAGACCGTATTTGGATCAATttgtgattgtgttcattgatgACATTCTAATTTATTCTAGAAGTGTTAATGAGCATAAGAAGCATTTGAGACTAGTGTTGGAATGTCTGAGGGACAACCAGCTttatgccaagttca atcataagagtcttaaGTATGTGTTCACCAAGAATGAGATGAATTTGAGACAGAGAAGGTGGATGAAGCTTATCAGTGATTATGACTGTTCGATCGAGTACCATCTTGGGCATGTTAATGCCGTGGTTGATGCTTTTAGTCGGAAACATCACGAGCAACTTGCATCTCTTCAAGTTGTACACGTTCCATTACTATTTTCTCTTCGGGAAATTGGTATTAATTTGGAACTAGGTGAGCACGGAGCTTGGCTAGCACATTTTTAG